Proteins from a genomic interval of Arthrobacter sp. CAN_C5:
- the gcvH gene encoding glycine cleavage system protein GcvH, producing the protein MSNVPENLQYTSDHEWVTTPSNDGVVRVGITDFAQDALGDVVYVQMPEAGSPVTAADVVGEVESTKSVSDIYAPVTGEVVARNEALEDNPALINSDPYGEGWLLEIKVTDPSVVDELLSSTEYSQQVG; encoded by the coding sequence ATGAGCAACGTTCCAGAGAATCTTCAGTACACCTCCGACCACGAGTGGGTGACCACGCCAAGCAACGACGGTGTGGTCCGCGTGGGGATCACCGATTTCGCGCAGGATGCCCTCGGAGACGTGGTCTACGTCCAGATGCCGGAAGCCGGCTCACCGGTCACCGCTGCCGATGTGGTGGGTGAGGTCGAATCCACCAAGAGCGTCAGCGACATTTACGCCCCCGTCACCGGTGAAGTGGTGGCACGCAACGAAGCCCTCGAGGACAACCCGGCGCTCATCAACTCCGATCCGTACGGCGAAGGATGGCTCCTCGAAATAAAGGTCACCGATCCCTCGGTTGTGGATGAACTCCTGAGTTCAACGGAGTACTCACAGCAGGTAGGCTAG
- a CDS encoding long-chain fatty acid--CoA ligase has product MREYSVPVLVDTPRDSNITELVVKQASKPSNPALFSKKDSAGEWQDIRATEFLADVQLLAKGLMASGVQAGDRVAIMARTRYEWSLVDFSIWFAGAISVPVYETSSPSQVGWILEDSGAVAAFVESARHENVVRQASAAANIPGAQHVWQLDGNGLDALRSAGTGIDDDALDARRRTAGLDDVATIIYTSGTTGKPKGCELTHGNFVELSVNAGAALPEVAHEGAQTIMFLPLAHVFARFISVLCVAVGATVAHTPDVKNLLPDLQSYKPSFILAVPRVFEKVYNNSMLKAEDGGKGKIFHAGAKVAIEWSKADQAGKVPLMLKVKHAVFDRILFSKIREAMGGRVEHAVSGGAPLGDRLGHFFHGIGLMVLEGYGLTETTAPITVSTPKKIKIGTVGAPLPGNAVKIADDGEILAKGVCVMRGYYKRDDLSEEAFADGWFRTGDIGELDDEGFLKITGRKKEIIVTAGGKNVIPAQLEDTIRSNALVSQCVVVGDHRAFISALITLDEEALPGWLDRHQLPKDTTVAQAAEHPLVTAEVQQLVDQANANVSQAESIKAFRIVATDFTETSGHLTPSLKIKRAQVLKDYSSVVEGIYSTPRS; this is encoded by the coding sequence GTGCGCGAATACAGCGTCCCCGTCCTGGTGGACACCCCCCGTGACAGCAATATCACGGAGTTGGTGGTCAAACAGGCTTCGAAGCCTTCCAATCCCGCGCTGTTCTCGAAGAAGGACAGCGCCGGGGAATGGCAGGACATCCGGGCGACTGAATTCCTCGCTGACGTCCAGTTGCTGGCCAAGGGGTTGATGGCCAGCGGTGTGCAGGCCGGCGACCGCGTCGCCATCATGGCGCGCACCCGCTACGAATGGTCACTGGTTGACTTCTCGATCTGGTTCGCTGGCGCCATCTCGGTTCCCGTCTACGAGACCTCTTCCCCCTCCCAGGTGGGCTGGATCCTCGAGGATTCGGGTGCCGTCGCGGCGTTCGTCGAATCGGCGCGGCACGAGAACGTGGTCCGCCAGGCTTCGGCCGCAGCCAACATCCCAGGTGCCCAGCACGTGTGGCAGCTCGACGGCAACGGGCTCGATGCCCTCCGCAGTGCCGGCACCGGTATCGACGACGACGCCCTCGACGCCCGACGCCGGACGGCCGGCCTCGACGACGTCGCCACGATCATCTACACGTCCGGCACCACCGGCAAACCCAAGGGCTGTGAACTGACCCACGGAAACTTCGTCGAGCTCTCGGTCAACGCGGGTGCAGCGCTTCCCGAGGTTGCGCACGAAGGCGCGCAGACCATCATGTTCCTCCCCCTGGCCCACGTGTTCGCCAGGTTCATCTCGGTCCTCTGCGTCGCGGTCGGAGCCACGGTGGCACACACCCCCGACGTGAAGAATCTGCTCCCGGACCTGCAAAGCTACAAGCCCTCCTTCATCCTCGCGGTCCCCCGGGTCTTCGAGAAGGTCTACAACAATTCGATGCTCAAGGCCGAGGATGGCGGCAAGGGCAAGATCTTCCATGCCGGCGCCAAGGTGGCCATCGAATGGTCCAAGGCAGATCAGGCCGGTAAGGTCCCGCTGATGCTGAAGGTGAAACACGCCGTTTTCGACCGGATCCTGTTCAGCAAGATCCGTGAGGCGATGGGCGGGCGCGTGGAGCACGCCGTCTCCGGCGGCGCGCCGCTCGGCGACCGGCTGGGCCATTTCTTCCACGGCATCGGCCTGATGGTTCTCGAGGGTTACGGTCTTACCGAGACCACCGCCCCGATCACCGTGAGCACCCCAAAGAAGATCAAGATTGGCACCGTGGGCGCCCCGCTTCCCGGCAACGCCGTGAAAATTGCCGACGACGGCGAGATCCTCGCCAAGGGTGTCTGCGTGATGCGCGGCTACTACAAGCGTGATGACCTGTCCGAGGAAGCGTTCGCCGACGGCTGGTTCCGTACCGGCGACATCGGCGAACTCGATGACGAGGGATTCCTGAAGATCACCGGCCGCAAGAAGGAAATCATTGTCACGGCCGGCGGCAAGAACGTGATCCCGGCGCAGCTGGAAGACACCATCCGCTCCAACGCCCTGGTGTCGCAGTGCGTGGTCGTCGGGGATCACCGGGCATTCATTTCCGCCCTGATCACCCTCGACGAGGAGGCCCTCCCAGGCTGGCTGGACCGCCACCAGCTGCCCAAGGACACCACCGTCGCCCAGGCCGCCGAGCACCCACTCGTCACGGCTGAGGTCCAGCAGCTGGTGGATCAGGCCAACGCGAACGTGTCGCAGGCGGAGTCAATCAAGGCCTTCCGCATCGTGGCCACCGACTTCACCGAAACCAGCGGCCACCTGACACCGTCGCTGAAAATCAAGCGGGCCCAGGTCCTGAAGGACTACTCCTCGGTGGTCGAAGGGATCTACTCGACACCACGCTCGTAG
- a CDS encoding FHA domain-containing protein → MVGNENAATNGGSEQQAPSPETTTIGIPALAPPAVVDPKLSAEEQAAVTALPSSSALLIAHSGPNSGARFLLDQDLTTAGRHPNADIFLDDVTVSRKHAEFERVDGGFTVSDTRSLNGTYVSNDRVDSVLLRNGNEIQIGKFRLTFYSAQTAAAQQPPVQPLGQE, encoded by the coding sequence ATGGTTGGCAACGAGAACGCAGCCACGAATGGCGGATCAGAGCAGCAGGCGCCGTCGCCGGAGACCACCACCATCGGAATCCCTGCACTGGCTCCTCCAGCCGTCGTGGACCCCAAGCTTTCCGCCGAAGAGCAGGCAGCGGTTACTGCGCTGCCCAGCAGCTCGGCCTTGCTCATCGCTCACAGTGGTCCCAACTCCGGTGCGCGATTCCTCCTCGACCAGGATCTGACCACCGCCGGTCGACACCCCAACGCCGACATTTTCCTCGACGACGTCACGGTATCGCGCAAGCACGCCGAGTTTGAGCGGGTCGACGGCGGGTTCACGGTCAGCGACACCCGTAGCCTCAACGGCACCTACGTCAGCAATGATCGGGTGGACAGCGTGTTGCTGCGCAACGGCAACGAGATTCAGATCGGCAAGTTCCGTTTGACCTTCTACAGCGCCCAGACCGCAGCAGCGCAGCAGCCACCAGTCCAGCCACTCGGACAGGAATAG
- a CDS encoding mycothione reductase has translation MTHYDLVIVGSGSGNSLITPDWDDRKVAIIDGGTFGGTCLNVGCIPTKMFVYPAEQATDAREASRLGVDLELRDVHWRAIRDRIFTRIDAISQAGRNYRAEELENVTLYEDYVRFTGDKSFVTDAGEEIHADQVVIATGSRAVLPDIPGITLPQVHTSDTIMRLEELPARILILGGGYVAAEFAHIFGAFGSAVTVVNRSGSLLRSLDDSVSEAFTAEASRQWDVVLNHTVASLTANDDGSVRAVLTGDDDDRVLDVDVVLVAAGREPNTGRLAAADAGLDLEADGRLVVDSHQRVLRDGVPVDGVWALGDVSNRFQLKHVANHEARIVAHNVAHPDDLRSSDHRFVPAAVFTHPQIAVVGLTEAEALAKAEAEGFEVTVAVQQYGSTAYGWAMEDTTGFVKLIADQRTGHLLGAHIMGHEASMIIQPLIQAMSFGLDAQTMASGQYWVHPALTEVVENALLSLKAG, from the coding sequence ATGACCCACTACGACCTGGTCATTGTCGGATCCGGATCCGGGAACAGCCTCATCACCCCGGACTGGGACGACCGCAAGGTGGCCATCATTGACGGGGGAACCTTCGGCGGAACCTGCCTCAACGTAGGGTGTATTCCCACGAAAATGTTCGTCTACCCGGCCGAACAGGCCACCGACGCGCGCGAGGCCTCCCGGCTGGGCGTCGACCTGGAACTACGCGACGTGCACTGGCGGGCCATCCGCGACCGGATCTTCACCCGCATCGACGCCATCTCCCAGGCCGGACGAAACTACCGGGCGGAGGAGCTGGAGAATGTCACCCTCTACGAGGACTACGTCCGGTTCACCGGCGACAAGTCGTTCGTCACTGACGCGGGCGAAGAGATCCACGCCGACCAGGTGGTCATCGCCACCGGTTCGCGCGCGGTCCTGCCTGACATCCCGGGGATCACCCTGCCGCAGGTCCACACATCCGACACCATCATGCGGCTGGAGGAGCTGCCGGCGCGGATCCTGATCCTCGGCGGAGGCTACGTCGCCGCGGAGTTTGCGCACATCTTCGGTGCGTTCGGGTCGGCTGTCACGGTGGTCAACCGCTCCGGGAGCCTGCTGCGGTCACTCGATGACAGTGTGTCCGAGGCGTTCACCGCCGAAGCATCCCGCCAGTGGGACGTGGTGCTCAACCATACGGTCGCCTCGCTCACCGCCAACGACGACGGCTCGGTCCGCGCGGTGCTCACGGGCGACGACGACGACCGCGTGCTCGACGTCGACGTCGTCCTGGTCGCCGCGGGCAGGGAACCCAACACCGGCCGCCTGGCGGCGGCCGACGCCGGGCTTGACCTGGAAGCCGATGGCCGCCTCGTGGTCGACTCACACCAGCGGGTGCTCCGGGACGGCGTGCCAGTGGATGGGGTGTGGGCGCTGGGGGACGTCAGCAACAGGTTCCAGCTCAAACACGTCGCCAACCATGAGGCGCGGATTGTCGCGCACAACGTTGCCCACCCCGACGATCTGCGCAGCAGCGACCACCGGTTCGTTCCCGCGGCCGTTTTCACCCACCCGCAGATCGCCGTCGTCGGACTGACGGAAGCTGAGGCGCTGGCGAAGGCGGAGGCCGAAGGGTTCGAGGTCACCGTTGCCGTGCAACAGTACGGGTCTACCGCCTACGGCTGGGCCATGGAGGACACCACCGGTTTCGTGAAGCTCATCGCCGACCAGCGCACCGGTCACCTGCTGGGTGCCCACATTATGGGGCACGAAGCGTCAATGATTATCCAGCCACTGATCCAGGCGATGTCCTTCGGCCTGGACGCCCAGACCATGGCCAGCGGCCAGTACTGGGTTCACCCGGCCCTCACGGAGGTCGTCGAGAACGCGCTCCTGTCCCTGAAGGCCGGGTAA
- a CDS encoding bifunctional nuclease family protein, with product MLEVEVVGVRIELPSNQPLVLLKETQGERHIPIWIGAPEASAIAFVQQGIVPPRPMTHDLLVSVVNALGRSVRQVQLTSVEDTVFHAELVFDDGTTVSSRASDAIAVALRVPCPIYCASSVMDEAGVEITEATEHDDDETPATPPVNAERELRQFREFLADVEPEDFER from the coding sequence ATGCTTGAAGTAGAAGTTGTCGGAGTACGGATCGAACTGCCCTCCAACCAACCGCTGGTCCTTCTCAAGGAGACCCAGGGGGAGCGCCACATTCCGATCTGGATCGGCGCGCCCGAAGCCAGCGCCATCGCGTTCGTCCAGCAGGGCATCGTCCCGCCGCGCCCCATGACCCACGATCTGTTGGTCAGCGTGGTCAACGCCCTCGGCCGGTCCGTCCGGCAGGTGCAGCTCACCTCTGTGGAAGACACGGTCTTCCACGCCGAGTTGGTGTTCGACGACGGCACCACGGTGAGCTCCCGGGCCTCCGACGCCATCGCCGTGGCGCTCCGCGTTCCCTGCCCCATCTACTGCGCATCCTCGGTCATGGACGAGGCCGGCGTCGAGATCACCGAGGCAACCGAGCACGACGACGACGAGACCCCCGCCACCCCACCGGTGAACGCCGAACGGGAACTGCGTCAGTTCCGCGAGTTCCTTGCAGACGTCGAGCCGGAGGATTTCGAGCGCTGA
- a CDS encoding MerR family transcriptional regulator: MPSPQSARRTVGIAPERVHGNVLNIGEVLTELSEDFPQITASKIRFLEEKGLISPQRTRAGYRKYAPHDVERLRFVLALQRDQYLPLKVIKDYVDAIDRGEQPESLPGGMTLSPRMVSEQLSRDLHSYTRSLTLETLTAEAGARHALVLDLVGFGLIAPVDGRFDEHALRITRACVLLEGHGIEPRHLRPFRAAADRELGLVERVVAPVASRRDVASKARAAEMAREISELCLNLHTALVQGQISRMDS, from the coding sequence ATGCCCTCACCCCAGTCAGCACGGCGCACCGTAGGCATCGCTCCCGAGCGAGTCCACGGCAACGTGCTCAACATCGGCGAGGTCCTGACGGAACTGTCCGAGGACTTCCCGCAAATCACCGCGTCCAAAATCAGGTTCCTTGAAGAGAAGGGGCTGATTTCGCCCCAGCGCACCCGCGCCGGGTACCGCAAATATGCACCGCACGATGTTGAGCGCCTCCGGTTCGTGCTTGCGCTCCAACGCGACCAGTACCTGCCGCTGAAAGTCATCAAGGACTACGTCGACGCGATCGACCGCGGCGAGCAGCCCGAATCGCTCCCCGGCGGGATGACCCTTTCGCCCCGGATGGTCTCCGAGCAGCTGTCCCGCGACCTGCACTCCTATACGCGTTCACTCACGCTTGAAACCCTGACGGCAGAGGCAGGGGCCAGGCATGCTCTCGTCCTCGACCTGGTGGGCTTCGGGCTGATCGCCCCCGTCGATGGGCGATTCGACGAGCACGCTCTGCGGATCACGCGGGCGTGCGTGCTGCTCGAAGGTCACGGAATCGAACCCCGTCACCTCCGCCCGTTCCGCGCGGCCGCTGACCGCGAACTGGGCCTCGTCGAGCGGGTGGTTGCACCCGTCGCCTCCCGGCGTGACGTCGCCTCGAAGGCCCGCGCCGCCGAAATGGCCCGTGAGATCAGCGAGCTGTGCCTGAACCTGCACACGGCGCTGGTTCAGGGACAAATTTCCCGCATGGATAGCTGA
- a CDS encoding ParA family protein yields MQVVSISSLKGGVGKTSVTLGLASAALAAGIPTLVVDLDPHADATTGIGVKPADRIDIGRLLGNARRGDLPGNVAPSGWVASARQHNRSTSGAKTVLDVAVGSAYSGIYDRPDLGRRDLRRLSTLLSRVEGYGLVLIDCPPSLNGLTRMAWTASNRVLLVAEPALFSVAGTERTMRAIELFKREFAPNLSTAGIVANRVRPNSNEHTFRLAEMRQMFGDLLLSPIITDQENWQQIQGAAHSVHHWPGELARQTSGYFDELLRNVVDSGRLRSRVARRA; encoded by the coding sequence GTGCAAGTAGTGAGCATCAGCAGCCTCAAGGGCGGCGTCGGTAAGACCTCGGTCACCCTGGGACTGGCATCAGCAGCGCTGGCAGCCGGCATTCCGACCCTGGTGGTGGATCTGGACCCCCATGCTGACGCCACCACCGGCATTGGCGTGAAGCCAGCCGACCGGATCGACATCGGGCGGTTGCTGGGGAACGCCCGCCGCGGCGACCTTCCGGGCAATGTGGCGCCGAGCGGCTGGGTAGCCTCCGCACGGCAACACAACCGGTCGACGTCGGGCGCGAAGACTGTCCTGGACGTAGCAGTGGGCTCCGCCTACTCGGGAATCTATGACCGGCCAGATCTCGGAAGGCGGGACCTGCGCCGCCTGAGCACCCTGCTGTCCCGGGTGGAGGGGTACGGCCTGGTCCTGATCGATTGCCCCCCGTCCCTGAACGGCCTGACCCGGATGGCGTGGACCGCCAGCAACCGGGTGCTGCTGGTCGCAGAGCCGGCCCTGTTCTCCGTGGCCGGCACTGAACGGACCATGCGGGCCATCGAGTTGTTCAAGCGCGAGTTCGCGCCGAACCTGTCCACCGCCGGGATTGTCGCCAACCGGGTCCGCCCGAATTCGAACGAACATACCTTCCGGCTCGCTGAGATGCGGCAGATGTTCGGTGACCTTCTGTTGAGCCCGATCATCACCGATCAGGAGAACTGGCAGCAGATCCAGGGTGCCGCCCACTCGGTACACCACTGGCCAGGGGAATTGGCACGCCAGACTTCCGGGTACTTTGATGAACTGCTCAGAAATGTGGTCGACTCGGGGCGGCTACGGAGCCGGGTGGCGCGTCGCGCCTGA
- a CDS encoding MerR family transcriptional regulator — translation MSPKGDAGTGSNAVAAGTGIPTSAQGLLFTEDLPILDEDAGYRGPTACKAAGITYRQLDYWARTGLVEPAVRGASGSGTQRLYGFRDILVLKVVKRLLDTGVSLQQIRTAIEHLRERGVEDLAQITLMSDGASVYECTSAEEVIDLVQGGQGVFGIAVGKVWREVEGSLAALPSEHAADQDFPDDELSKRRATRKIS, via the coding sequence GTGAGTCCCAAAGGCGACGCCGGTACGGGTTCCAACGCGGTTGCGGCCGGAACTGGCATCCCTACCAGCGCACAGGGCCTCCTCTTCACCGAAGACCTCCCCATCCTCGACGAGGATGCCGGCTATCGCGGCCCCACCGCCTGCAAGGCCGCTGGCATTACCTACCGGCAGCTCGACTACTGGGCCCGCACCGGGCTGGTTGAACCTGCGGTGCGGGGCGCCTCCGGATCCGGCACCCAGCGCCTGTACGGCTTCCGTGACATCCTGGTGCTCAAGGTGGTCAAGCGCCTCCTCGACACCGGCGTCTCCCTGCAGCAGATCCGAACAGCGATCGAACACCTCCGCGAACGTGGCGTCGAAGACCTGGCCCAGATCACCCTGATGAGCGACGGCGCCAGCGTCTACGAGTGCACCTCCGCCGAGGAAGTCATCGACCTGGTCCAGGGCGGGCAGGGAGTCTTCGGCATCGCCGTCGGTAAGGTCTGGCGAGAAGTGGAAGGCAGCCTTGCGGCACTTCCCAGCGAACACGCCGCCGATCAGGATTTCCCGGACGACGAGCTCAGCAAACGCCGGGCCACCCGCAAAATCAGCTAG
- a CDS encoding pyruvate carboxylase codes for MFSKILVANRGEIAIRAFRAGFEVGAKTVAVFPYEDRGSIHRQKADEAYLIGEEGHPVRAYLDVEEIVRVAKESGCDAIYPGYGFLSENPGLARAAEEAGITFVGPPADVLELAGNKVHALEAARKAGIPVLKSSQPSADLDELIAAADEIGFPIFAKAVAGGGGRGMRRVDKREGLREALEAAMREADSAFGDPTMFLEQAVLRPRHIEVQILADAQGNVMHLFERDCSIQRRHQKVIEIAPAPNLDEGIRQALHRDAVAFAKALGYVNAGTVEFLVDTVGERAGQHVFIEMNPRIQVEHTVTEEITDVDLVQAQLRIAAGESLADLGLSQDSVQVRGAALQSRITTEDPANGFRPDVGQITAYRSAGGAGVRLDGGTVYAGAEISPHFDSMLVKLTCRGRDHKSAVTRARRALAEFRVRGVSTNISFLQAVLDDPDFIAGDVATNFIDERPELLTARVSADRGTKLLTWLADVTVNKPHGERLVEIDPAEKLPVAGEDDAAPGPGSRQRLQELGPEKFAAELRAQTAVAVTDTTFRDAHQSLLATRVRTRDLVAAGDAVSRQMPQLLSVEAWGGATYDVALRFLGEEPWERLAALRKELPNICLQMLLRGRNTVGYTPYPEEVTEAFVKEAAETGIDIFRIFDALNDVSQMEPAIRAVRATGTAVAEVALCYTSNMLDPEEKLYTLEYYLELAQRMVDAGAHILAIKDMAGLLRPAAAAQLVTALRERFDLPVHLHTHDTAGGQLATLLAAVDAGVDAVDVASASLAGTTSQPSASALVAALANTERDTGISLADVCSLEPYWEAVRRVYAPFESGLPGPTGRVYRHEIPGGQLSNLRQQAIALGLGERFEAIEDMYTEADRMLGRLVKVTPSSKVVGDLALQLVGTNVDPADFEENPQNYDIPDSVIGFLSGELGDPPGGWPEPFRTKALQGREVKVRDTELSSEDQAALTGESTLRRATLNRLLFAGPTKDFLATRETYGDVSVLDTRDYLYGLQQGSEHVIALEKGVRLIATLSAVSEADEKGMRTVMCTLNGQMRPVVVRDRSIHSDVKAAEKADKSNPGQIAAPFAGAVTITVAEGDTIEQGATIASIEAMKMEAGITTPVAGTVKRIAVEKVSQVQGGDLLIVVEPA; via the coding sequence ATGTTTTCGAAGATTCTGGTAGCAAATCGTGGCGAGATCGCCATCCGTGCCTTCCGTGCTGGCTTTGAAGTCGGCGCGAAGACAGTTGCAGTTTTTCCTTACGAGGATCGTGGCTCGATCCATCGTCAGAAGGCTGACGAGGCTTACCTCATTGGGGAGGAGGGCCACCCGGTGCGTGCTTACCTGGACGTGGAGGAAATCGTTCGGGTTGCCAAGGAATCTGGTTGCGACGCGATTTATCCGGGGTACGGGTTCCTGTCCGAGAACCCTGGGCTGGCCCGGGCGGCTGAGGAGGCGGGTATTACCTTTGTTGGGCCGCCGGCGGATGTGCTGGAACTTGCCGGTAACAAGGTCCATGCTTTGGAGGCTGCCCGTAAGGCCGGTATCCCGGTGCTGAAGTCTTCCCAGCCGAGCGCCGATCTGGATGAGCTCATTGCGGCCGCGGACGAGATCGGGTTCCCGATCTTCGCCAAGGCGGTCGCTGGCGGTGGTGGGCGCGGGATGCGCCGGGTGGACAAGCGGGAGGGGCTTCGGGAAGCGCTCGAAGCGGCGATGCGGGAGGCCGATTCGGCGTTCGGTGATCCGACCATGTTCCTGGAGCAGGCGGTGTTGCGGCCCCGTCACATCGAGGTGCAGATCCTGGCTGATGCCCAGGGCAACGTGATGCACTTGTTTGAGCGTGATTGTTCTATCCAGCGCCGCCACCAGAAGGTTATTGAGATTGCCCCGGCCCCTAACCTTGACGAGGGTATCCGGCAGGCTTTGCACCGGGATGCTGTCGCGTTCGCGAAGGCGTTGGGTTACGTGAACGCGGGTACGGTCGAGTTTCTTGTGGACACGGTGGGGGAGCGGGCTGGCCAGCACGTGTTCATTGAGATGAATCCGCGTATCCAGGTGGAGCACACGGTCACCGAGGAGATCACCGATGTTGACCTGGTGCAGGCGCAGCTGCGCATCGCCGCCGGTGAGTCCCTGGCCGATCTGGGTCTGAGCCAGGACAGTGTCCAGGTGCGCGGCGCCGCCCTGCAGAGCCGTATTACCACCGAGGATCCCGCGAATGGTTTCCGGCCCGACGTCGGGCAGATCACCGCGTACCGGTCTGCTGGCGGTGCGGGGGTGCGGCTCGACGGCGGTACCGTGTATGCGGGCGCCGAGATCAGCCCCCATTTCGATTCCATGTTGGTGAAGTTGACCTGTCGTGGCCGGGACCACAAGTCCGCGGTGACCCGCGCCCGGCGTGCCCTGGCCGAGTTCCGGGTGCGCGGGGTGTCGACGAACATTTCGTTCCTGCAGGCCGTCCTGGATGATCCGGACTTCATTGCCGGGGACGTCGCCACGAACTTCATCGATGAACGCCCCGAGTTGCTGACGGCCAGGGTGTCCGCGGACCGGGGCACGAAACTGCTCACCTGGCTTGCCGACGTGACCGTGAACAAACCCCACGGCGAACGGCTCGTGGAGATCGACCCGGCCGAGAAGCTCCCCGTCGCTGGCGAGGACGACGCCGCCCCGGGCCCCGGATCGCGGCAGCGGCTGCAGGAGCTCGGACCTGAGAAGTTCGCCGCGGAGCTTCGCGCGCAGACCGCCGTGGCTGTCACGGACACCACGTTCCGCGACGCGCACCAGTCGCTGCTCGCCACCCGGGTGCGTACCCGGGATCTGGTGGCTGCCGGCGATGCCGTGTCCCGGCAGATGCCCCAATTGCTCTCGGTGGAAGCGTGGGGTGGGGCCACCTACGACGTTGCGCTGCGGTTCCTCGGCGAGGAACCGTGGGAGCGTCTGGCGGCTCTGCGGAAGGAACTGCCCAACATCTGCCTGCAGATGCTCCTCCGGGGACGCAACACGGTCGGTTACACCCCGTACCCCGAGGAAGTCACCGAGGCCTTCGTGAAGGAAGCGGCGGAGACCGGGATCGACATTTTCAGGATCTTCGATGCCCTGAACGACGTCTCACAGATGGAACCGGCCATCCGCGCGGTCCGCGCCACCGGCACCGCCGTCGCGGAAGTGGCCCTGTGCTACACCTCGAACATGCTCGACCCTGAGGAGAAGCTCTACACGCTGGAGTACTACCTGGAGTTGGCGCAGCGGATGGTCGACGCCGGCGCCCACATCCTGGCGATCAAGGACATGGCCGGACTGCTGCGCCCCGCCGCGGCCGCGCAGCTGGTCACTGCCCTGCGGGAACGCTTTGACCTGCCGGTCCACCTGCACACCCACGACACGGCCGGCGGACAGCTCGCTACCCTGCTGGCCGCGGTCGACGCGGGCGTCGACGCCGTCGACGTCGCCAGCGCCTCCCTGGCCGGGACCACCAGCCAGCCCTCGGCGTCAGCCCTGGTCGCGGCTCTGGCCAACACCGAACGCGACACCGGTATCTCGCTGGCGGACGTGTGTTCGCTGGAACCCTATTGGGAAGCGGTCCGCCGGGTCTACGCACCCTTCGAGTCCGGGCTCCCCGGTCCCACCGGTCGGGTCTACCGTCACGAAATTCCGGGAGGTCAGCTCTCGAACCTGCGGCAGCAAGCCATCGCGTTGGGCCTCGGGGAACGGTTCGAGGCCATCGAGGACATGTACACCGAAGCGGACCGGATGCTCGGGCGCCTGGTGAAGGTCACCCCGTCATCGAAGGTGGTCGGGGACCTCGCGCTGCAGCTCGTGGGCACCAACGTGGACCCCGCGGACTTCGAGGAGAACCCGCAGAACTACGACATCCCCGACTCCGTGATTGGCTTCCTCAGCGGTGAACTCGGCGATCCTCCCGGCGGCTGGCCCGAACCCTTCCGCACCAAAGCGCTGCAGGGCCGCGAGGTCAAGGTCCGGGACACCGAACTCAGCAGCGAGGATCAGGCAGCCCTGACCGGTGAATCGACGCTGCGGCGCGCCACCTTGAACCGGTTGCTGTTCGCCGGGCCCACCAAGGATTTCCTGGCCACCCGCGAAACCTACGGCGACGTCTCCGTCCTGGACACCCGGGACTACCTCTACGGCCTGCAGCAGGGCAGCGAGCACGTCATCGCCCTCGAGAAGGGCGTCCGGCTTATCGCCACCCTCAGCGCCGTGTCCGAGGCAGACGAGAAGGGCATGCGCACCGTGATGTGCACGCTCAACGGTCAGATGCGCCCCGTCGTCGTCAGAGACCGCAGCATCCACAGCGACGTCAAGGCAGCCGAGAAAGCCGACAAGTCCAACCCCGGCCAAATCGCGGCACCCTTCGCCGGGGCCGTCACCATCACGGTCGCCGAGGGAGACACCATCGAACAAGGCGCCACGATCGCCTCCATCGAGGCCATGAAAATGGAAGCCGGCATCACCACACCAGTCGCCGGCACAGTCAAACGCATCGCCGTCGAAAAGGTCTCACAAGTCCAAGGTGGCGACCTGCTGATCGTGGTGGAGCCGGCTTAG